One window of Botrimarina mediterranea genomic DNA carries:
- a CDS encoding bifunctional folylpolyglutamate synthase/dihydrofolate synthase translates to MNTPSLAAERDAAIAWLMGRVNYERAAVVPPAEEAFKLDRIRELLRRLGDPHTALRIVHVAGTKGKGSTSAMIAAACEAAGLRTGLYTSPHLEKLEERFTVGGQPCTAAELVALVERIRPIAEAMQCEPVGGPTFFDLTTAMALQHFADRRTDAVVLEVGLGGRLDSTNVVTPALSVITSISLEHTALLGATRDKIAYEKAGILKPGVPAVSGVADAEAGDVIEQISAERGCPFWRRGRDFDIETAENDWRFTRRCENGSSEVIEGVIPALPGRAQTENASVALAALGVLADQGWALPIDARRLGINTGRLPARMERIAGDPLVIIDGAHNDASARALAEALDELCRLERGGVAPREQRVLVVAISDDKDKAAIIEPLARRFGHFIATRFIENPRAAQPEKVAETARRLVVEGTTIELADTPQLAWDAAQRQAADVVVFAGSLLFAAEARRLVLAERGAPLSGPA, encoded by the coding sequence GTGAACACGCCTTCCCTTGCCGCTGAACGCGACGCCGCCATCGCTTGGCTGATGGGCCGAGTCAATTACGAGCGGGCCGCCGTTGTGCCGCCGGCCGAGGAGGCTTTCAAGCTCGACCGCATCCGCGAACTGCTGCGGCGGCTCGGCGACCCGCACACGGCCCTCAGGATCGTCCACGTTGCGGGGACCAAGGGCAAAGGCTCCACGTCGGCGATGATCGCCGCCGCCTGCGAAGCCGCCGGCCTGCGGACGGGCCTCTACACGTCGCCGCATCTTGAGAAGCTCGAAGAACGCTTCACTGTCGGCGGCCAACCCTGCACGGCGGCGGAGCTTGTCGCGCTCGTCGAACGGATTCGGCCGATCGCCGAGGCGATGCAGTGCGAACCCGTTGGGGGGCCGACGTTCTTCGACCTGACGACGGCGATGGCGCTTCAGCACTTCGCCGATCGTCGGACGGACGCGGTCGTGCTCGAGGTCGGTCTCGGCGGGCGGCTCGACTCCACGAACGTCGTCACGCCCGCCCTGTCGGTCATTACGAGCATCAGCCTCGAGCACACGGCCCTACTCGGAGCGACGCGCGACAAGATCGCTTACGAGAAGGCGGGCATCCTCAAACCGGGCGTCCCCGCGGTGAGTGGCGTCGCCGACGCCGAAGCGGGCGACGTCATCGAGCAGATTTCAGCGGAGCGAGGCTGTCCCTTCTGGCGCCGTGGGCGCGACTTTGACATTGAAACCGCTGAAAACGATTGGCGATTTACCCGCCGCTGCGAGAACGGTTCGAGCGAGGTGATCGAAGGCGTCATCCCCGCCCTGCCGGGTAGGGCTCAGACAGAGAACGCCAGTGTCGCACTCGCGGCGCTGGGCGTGCTTGCCGATCAGGGCTGGGCGCTGCCGATCGATGCGCGGCGACTCGGCATCAACACCGGACGACTACCGGCGCGGATGGAGCGCATAGCGGGCGATCCGCTCGTCATCATCGACGGAGCCCACAACGACGCGTCGGCTCGGGCGCTGGCCGAGGCGCTCGACGAACTCTGCCGCTTGGAAAGGGGTGGCGTAGCGCCGCGCGAGCAGCGGGTGCTAGTCGTCGCCATTAGCGACGACAAAGACAAGGCTGCGATAATCGAGCCGCTCGCGCGACGCTTTGGCCATTTCATCGCGACGCGGTTCATCGAGAACCCGCGCGCGGCCCAACCGGAAAAGGTCGCCGAGACGGCTCGGCGGCTTGTAGTTGAGGGAACGACGATCGAACTCGCCGACACGCCACAACTGGCGTGGGACGCCGCTCAGCGGCAAGCCGCCGACGTCGTCGTGTTCGCCGGGTCACTACTCTTTGCCGCCGAAGCCCGACGGCTGGTGCTCGCCGAGCGGGGCGCCCCGCTCAGCGGTCCGGCGTGA
- a CDS encoding S41 family peptidase, translated as MSRRNLTVLFVALAIGLLCYTRSERNPYARYVGHAYELVDDYALEQPTDRELFAGAMQGIVGVLRQRGDVHSDFLDPRKAEPFMADIRQEFGGVGVRVSFEGTPPRIVVVEPPQPGTPAYASPIRVKDQILTVDGKPTEGLGLQDVVGMMRGKVGAPVSLTVRHEGGAEETFQLVRAEIRVPSVIGDRPTADGGWRYELESEPRVALLRVTSFGNRTSDELAAALKQVVDDGAEAVVLDFRGNPGGPLDTAVRVCELFLPKESRVVTIRGRDGEVQSEFATSADGPYLDLPLAVLVDGDTASASEIVAAALQDHGRAVVVGQRSYGKGTVQQMLELEPGHSMLKLTTASFWRPSGVNIHRLPGTPESVPWGVSPDEGAEVPMTDKERIAWYEWRRNRDLVGATTASDGSAESDPLVKDPTLAKAVERLDAMLGERP; from the coding sequence ATGTCGCGACGAAACCTGACGGTGCTCTTCGTAGCGCTCGCGATCGGCCTGTTGTGCTATACGCGTTCGGAGCGGAACCCCTACGCTCGGTATGTCGGCCACGCCTACGAGCTGGTGGACGACTATGCGCTTGAGCAGCCGACGGACCGCGAGCTCTTCGCCGGCGCCATGCAGGGGATCGTTGGCGTGCTGCGGCAGAGAGGCGATGTCCACTCCGACTTTCTCGACCCGCGGAAGGCCGAGCCCTTCATGGCCGACATCCGCCAGGAGTTTGGCGGTGTTGGCGTACGGGTGAGCTTTGAGGGGACGCCGCCGCGGATTGTCGTCGTCGAACCGCCGCAGCCCGGCACGCCGGCTTACGCGTCACCGATCCGGGTGAAGGACCAAATCCTGACCGTCGATGGCAAACCGACCGAGGGCCTGGGCTTGCAAGACGTCGTCGGCATGATGCGCGGCAAAGTCGGCGCGCCGGTGTCATTGACGGTCCGGCACGAGGGCGGCGCCGAGGAGACCTTCCAACTTGTGCGGGCCGAGATCCGCGTCCCCTCGGTGATCGGTGATCGCCCAACCGCTGACGGCGGCTGGCGTTACGAGCTCGAGAGCGAGCCCCGCGTCGCGCTGTTGCGGGTCACAAGCTTCGGCAACCGCACGTCCGACGAACTGGCCGCCGCCTTGAAGCAAGTTGTCGACGACGGCGCCGAGGCGGTGGTGCTCGACTTCCGCGGCAACCCCGGTGGCCCCCTCGATACGGCGGTGCGGGTTTGCGAGCTATTTCTCCCGAAGGAGTCGCGGGTCGTCACGATCCGCGGCCGTGACGGCGAGGTGCAGAGCGAGTTCGCGACGAGCGCCGACGGGCCTTACCTCGACCTGCCGCTGGCGGTCCTGGTGGATGGCGACACGGCGAGCGCCAGCGAGATTGTCGCCGCGGCCTTGCAGGACCACGGGCGGGCGGTCGTTGTTGGCCAGCGTTCCTACGGCAAAGGAACCGTGCAACAGATGCTCGAGCTGGAGCCCGGCCACAGCATGCTCAAGCTCACCACGGCGAGCTTCTGGCGCCCCAGCGGCGTCAACATCCACCGCCTCCCGGGCACGCCGGAGAGCGTGCCCTGGGGCGTCTCACCGGATGAAGGGGCGGAAGTCCCGATGACGGACAAAGAGCGGATCGCCTGGTACGAATGGCGCCGCAACCGCGACCTTGTAGGTGCTACAACCGCTAGCGACGGCAGCGCTGAAAGCGATCCCCTAGTAAAAGACCCGACGCTAGCGAAGGCCGTCGAACGGCTCGACGCGATGTTGGGCGAGCGGCCGTAG